The proteins below come from a single Aspergillus oryzae RIB40 DNA, chromosome 5 genomic window:
- a CDS encoding trifunctional fatty acid synthase subunit FAS2 (3-oxoacyl-[acyl-carrier protein] reductase), with the protein MRPEIEQELAHTLLVELLAYQFASPVRWIETQDVILAEKRTERIVEIGPADTLGGMARRTLASKYEAYDAATSVQRQILCYNKDAKEIYYDVDPVEEEPEASPTSSTPAPAAPVAATAAPAAAAPPPSAGPAAAVEDVPVTAVDVLRTLVAQKLKKGLSDVPLSKAIKDLVGGKSTLQNEILGDLGKEFGSTPEKPEDTPLDELGASMQATFNGQLGKQSSSLIARLVSSKMPGGFNITAVRKYLETRWGLGSGRQDGVLLLALTMEPASRIGSEADAKAYLDDVTNKYAASAGINLSAPAAGGDSGAGAGGMLMDPAAIDALTKDQRALFKQQLEIIARYLKMDLRAGQKAFITSQETQRALQAQIDLWQAEHGDFYASGIEPSFDPLKARVYDSSWNWARQDALSMYYDIIFGRLRVVDREIVSQCIRIMNRSNPLLLDFMQYHIDNCPTDRGETYQLAKELGEQLIENCKEVLGVAPVYKDVAIPTGPQTTVDARGNIGYKEVPRASARKLEHYVKQMAEGGPISEYSNRAKVQNDLRSVYKLIRRQHRLSKSSQLQFNALYKEVIRALSMNENQIMPPENGNGKRSNRSSQKHNGSPRAGKVETIPFLHLKKKTEHGWEYNKKLTGTYLDVMESAARSGLTFQGKNVLMTGAGAGSIGAEVLQGLISGGAKVVVTTSRYSREVTEYYQAMYARYGARGSQLVVVPFNQGSKQDVEALVNYIYDTKKGLGWDLDYVVPFAAIPENGREIDSIDSKSELAHRIMLTNLLRLLGCIKSQKQSNGFETRPAQVILPLSPNHGTFGNDGLYSESKLALETLFNRWYSESWSNYLTICGAVIGWTRGTGLMGGNNMVAEGVEKLGVRTFSQQEMAFNLLGLMAPAIVNLCQLDPVWADLNGGLQFIPDLKSLMTKLRTDIMETSDIRQAVIKETAIENKVVNGEDSEALYKRVVAEPRANIKFEFPKLPSWDEEIQPLNETLKGMVNLDKVVVVTGFAEVGPWGNSRTRWEMEAHGKFSLEGCVEMAWIMGLIKHHNGPLKGKSYSGWVDAKTGEPVDDKDVKPKYEKYILEHSGIRLIEPELFKGYDPKKKQLLQEIVIEEDLDPFEASKETAEEFKREHGDKVEIFEVPESGEYTVRLKKGANLLIPKALQFDRLVAGQVPTGWDAKRYGIPDDIIEQVDPVTLFVLVCTAEAMLSAGITDPYEFYKYVHLSEVGNCIGSGIGGTHALRGMYKDRYLDKPLQKDILQESFINTMSAWVNMLLLSSTGPIKTPVGACATAVESVDIGYETIVEGKARVCFVGGFDDFQEEGSYEFANMKATSNAEDEFAHGRTPQEMSRPTTTTRAGFMESQGCGMQLIMSAQLALDMGVPIYGIIALTTTATDKIGRSVPAPGQGVLTTARENPGKFPSPLLDIKYRRRQLDLRKKQIKEWQESELLYLQEEVEAMEAQNSESLNVSEYMHERAQHIEREAVRQEKDAQFSLGNNFWKQDSRIAPLRGALATWGLTVDDIGVASFHGTSTVANDKNESDVICQQMKHLGRKKGNAVLGIFQKYLTGHPKGAAGAWMFNGCLQVLDSGLVPGNRNADNVDKVLEKFDYIVYPSRSIQTDGVKAFSVTSFGFGQKGAQVIGIHPKYLYAALDRTQFEAYKGKVEARQKRAYRFFHNGLINNSIFVAKNKAPYEDELQSKVFLNPDYRVTVDKKSSELKFPAAPPKVAGKGVESTRQVVESLAKAHAVENSKVGVDVENLESLNIENETFIERNFTAQEQQYCRKAASPQASFAGRWSAKEAVFKSLGVSSKGAGAPLKDIEITNDATGAPVVNLHGAAAEAARQAGVKQVSVSISHSDSQAVAVAVSTF; encoded by the exons ATGCGTCCTGAAATCGAACAGGAGCTGGCTCACACCTTGCTGGTAGAACTACTGGCGTACCAGTTTGCATCTCCAGTGAGATGGATTGAGACGCAAGATGTTATTCTGGCGGAGAAACGAACGGAAAGGATTGTTGAGATAGGTCCCGCAGATACGCTAGGGGGAATGGCGCGACGAACGCTCGCATCAAAGTATGAGGCATATGACGCTGCTACATCCGTTCAACGCCAAATACTCTGCTATAACAAGGATGCAAAGGAGATTTACTATGATGTAGATCCTGTGGAGGAAGAGCCCGAGGCTTCCCCCACAAGCAGCACACCTGCCCCAGCTGCTCCAGTGGCAGCGACTGCGGCTCCTGCCGCAGCAGCCCCTCCCCCCAGCGCTGGTCCCGCCGCAGCCGTTGAGGATGTTCCAGTAACAGCAGTGGATGTGCTCAGGACACTCGTCGCacagaagctgaagaagggtTTGTCTGATGTGCCTCTGAGTAAAGCCATCAAGGACTTGGTTGGTG GTAAATCCACTCTGCAAAATGAAATTCTCGGAGATTTGGGTAAGGAATTCGGTTCCACACCAGAGAAGCCAGAGGACACCCCTCTTGATGAGCTCGGTGCTTCCATGCAGGCAACATTCAATGGACAACTGGGCAAGCAATCCTCCTCACTCATTGCTCGCTTGGTCTCATCCAAGATGCCCGGAGGTTTCAACATTACAGCCGTTCGAAAGTACCTCGAAACACGATGGGGCCTGGGATCCGGCAGACAAGACGGtgttctccttctcgccctTACAATGGAACCCGCATCTCGTATTGGATCGGAGGCGGACGCTAAGGCATACCTTGATGACGTGACCAACAAGTACGCCGCCAGCGCAGGAATCAACCTCtctgctccagcagctggTGGCGACAGTGGTGCGGGAGCGGGAGGCATGCTCATGGACCCGGCAGCAATTGATGCTCTGACCAAGGATCAAAGGGCCTTATTCAAGCAGCAACTTGAGATTATCGCACGGTACCTGAAGATGGATTTGCGCGCAGGCCAAAAAGCTTTCATCACCTCCCAGGAAACCCAGAGGGCTTTGCAGGCCCAGATAGATCTTTGGCAAGCGGAGCACGGTGATTTCTACGCTTCCGGCATTGAGCCCTCCTTTGATCCTCTTAAGGCCCGTGTGTATGACTCTTCCTGGAATTGGGCCCGTCAGGACGCGTTGAGCATGTACTATGATATCATCTTTGGGAGACTGAGGGTCGTTGATCGTGAAATCGTGAGCCAGTGTATACGCATCATGAATCGGTCGaaccctcttctccttgattTCATGCAGTATCACATCGACAACTGTCCTACTGATCGCGGCGAGACATATCAGTTGGCGAAGGAGCTTGGTGAGCAGCTCATTGAGAATTGCAAGGAAGTTCTCGGGGTTGCCCCCGTGTACAAGGATGTGGCGATCCCCACTGGCCCCCAGACAACTGTTGACGCCCGAGGAAATATTGGCTATAAGGAGGTTCCCCGAGCCAGCGCCCGCAAGTTGGAGCACTACGTGAAACAAATGGCGGAAGGCGGTCCCATCTCCGAGTACAGTAACCGGGCTAAAGTGCAAAATGACCTTCGCAGTGTCTACAAACTCATTCGCAGGCAACATCGTCTATCTAAATCTTCTCAGTTACAATTCAATGCACTGTATAAGGAAGTCATCCGTGCCCTCAGCATGAACGAGAACCAAATCATGCCTCCAGAGAACGGCAACGGGAAGAGATCGAACCGGTCTAGTCAAAAGCACAACGGCAGCCCTCGAGCTGGCAAGGTCGAAACCATTCCATTTTTACatctcaagaagaagaccgaGCATGGGTGGGAGTATAATAAGAAGCTCACTGGTACCTATCTTGATGTGATGGAGTCGGCCGCGCGGTCAGGTCTTACATTCCAGGGCAAGAACGTTCTCATGACTGGTGCCGGTGCTGGTTCTATTGGTGCCGAAGTCTTACAGGGCCTGATTAGCGGTGGTGCCAAGGTGGTTGTGACCACAAGCCGTTATTCGCGTGAAGTCACGGAGTACTATCAAGCCATGTATGCCCGCTACGGCGCCCGTGGCTCACAGCTTGTGGTGGTCCCTTTCAACCAAGGTAGCAAACAAGATGTAGAAGCCCTTGTCAACTACATATATGATACGAAGAAGGGCCTGGGCTGGGACCTAGACTATGTTGTCCCGTTCGCTGCCATCCCAGAAAATGGTCGGGAGATTGATTCGATCGATTCCAAGTCGGAGCTTGCTCACCGCATCATGTTGACCAACCTCCTGCGGCTCCTAGGCTGTATCAAGTCTCAAAAGCAGAGCAATGGCTTCGAAACACGACCGGCCCAGGTAATCCTTCCCCTATCACCAAACCACGGTACATTCGGGAATGATGGTTTGTACTCCGAGTCCAAGCTAGCTCTGGAGACGCTCTTCAACCGTTGGTACTCAGAGAGTTGGAGTAACTACCTTACCATCTGCGGTGCTGTTATTGGCTGGACTCGCGGCACGGGTTTGATGGGTGGAAACAATATGGTCGCGGAAGGAGTTGAGAAACTTGGCGTCCGCACTTTCTCTCAGCAGGAGATGGCTTTCAACTTGCTGGGTCTCATGGCTCCTGCAATTGTCAATTTGTGTCAGCTTGACCCTGTGTGGGCCGATTTGAATGGTGGACTGCAGTTCATTCCTGACCTGAAAAGCCTTATGACTAAGCTCCGTACCGACATCATGGAGACAAGCGACATTCGCCAAGCGGTGATCAAAGAAACTGCCATTGAGAACAAGGTTGTGAATGGAGAAGACAGTGAAGCGCTGTACAAGCGTGTTGTTGCTGAGCCTCGAGCCAATATCAAGTTCGAGTTTCCGAAACTCCCCAGCTGGGACGAGGAAATACAACCCCTTAATGAAACTCTCAAGGGCATGGTCAACTTGGAcaaggttgttgttgttactGGTTTTGCAGAAGTCGGACCTTGGGGTAACTCGCGAACCCGTTGGGAAATGGAAGCTCATGGAAAATTCTCTCTTGAGGGGTGTGTGGAAATGGCATGGATCATGGGACTTATCAAACACCACAACGGTCCGCTGAAAGGCAAGTCATACTCGGGCTGGGTTGATGCAAAGACTGGGGAACCAGTAGACGACAAAGATGTCAAACCGAAGTATGAGAAGTATATTCTTGAACACTCTGGTATTCGCCTTATCGAACCTGAGCTATTCAAGGGTTATgaccccaagaagaagcagctccTTCAGGAGATTGTCATtgaggaggatttggatcCATTCGAGGCCTCTAAAGAAACCGCTGAAGAGTTTAAGCGAGAGCATGGTGACAAAGTTGAGATCTTTGAAGTTCCTGAATCTGGAGAGTACACCGTCCGTCTCAAGAAGGGCGCCAACCTATTGATTCCCAAGGCTCTCCAGTTTGATCGCCTTGTTGCAGGCCAAGTGCCAACTGGCTGGGACGCTAAGCGATATGGTATTCCCGACGACATCATCGAGCAGGTTGACCCAGTGACCCTGTTTGTTCTTGTCTGTACTGCTGAAGCGATGCTCTCGGCCGGTATCACTGATCCTTACGAGTTCTACAAGTATGTCCACTTATCCGAGGTGGGTAATTGCATCGGCTCTGGAATTGGAGGAACCCATGCCTTGCGAGGAATGTACAAGGATCGGTACCTAGACAAGCCACTTCAGAAGGATATCTTGCAAGAGTCTTTCATCAACACTATGAGTGCGTGGGTCAACATGTTATTACTCTCCTCTACTGGACCTATCAAGACACCTGTTGGTGCTTGTGCAACGGCTGTGGAGTCTGTTGACATCGGGTACGAGACTATTGTCGAAGGAAAGGCCCGCGTCTGTTTTGTTGGTGGCTTTGATGACTTCCAGGAAGAGGGCTCATATGAGTTCGCCAACATGAAGGCTACTAGTAATGCCGAGGACGAGTTCGCCCACGGGCGTACACCGCAGGAGATGTCGCGTCCCACCACGACTACACGTGCTGGCTTCATGGAATCGCAAGGTTGCGGTATGCAGCTCATTATGAGCGCTCAGCTCGCACTGGACATGGGGGTGCCAATCTATGGTATTATTGCTTTGACAACTACGGCTACCGACAAGATCGGTCGCTCGGTTCCTGCACCAGGGCAGGGTGTCCTTACTACTGCGCGCGAGAACCCTGGTAAATTCCCATCGCCCTTGTTGGACATTAAGTACCGCCGCCGCCAGTTAGATTTGCGCAAGAAGCAGATTAAGGAGTGGCAGGAATCTGAGTTATTATATCTTcaggaggaggttgaggccATGGAAGCTCAAAACTCTGAGTCGCTCAATGTGTCCGAATACATGCACGAACGAGCCCAACACATTGAGCGCGAGGCCGTCCGCCAGGAGAAGGACGCACAGTTCAGTCTGGGCAACAATTTCTGGAAGCAGGACTCTCGCATTGCTCCTTTGCGTGGCGCTCTTGCCACTTGGGGCCTCACTGTTGATGACATCGGCGTCGCTTCCTTCCATGGTACCTCCACTGTCGCAAACGATAAGAATGAATCGGATGTCATTTGCCAGCAGATGAAGCATTTGGGCCgtaagaagggaaatgcAGTCCTGGGTATCTTCCAGAAATACTTGACTGGCCACCCCAAGGGTGCGGCCGGTGCTTGGATGTTCAACGGCTGCCTGCAGGTTTTGGATAGTGGCCTAGTTCCCGGCAACAGGAACGCCGATAATGTAGACAAGGTCCTCGAAAAGTTCGACTATATTGTCTACCCCAGCCGTAGTATTCAAACGGATGGTGTAAAGGCATTCTCAGTCACCTCATTCGGTTTTGGTCAGAAGGGCGCGCAAGTTATTGGTATCCACCCCAAGTATCTTTACGCTGCTCTCGACCGCACTCAATTTGAGGCCTACAAGGGCAAGGTTGAGGCTAGGCAAAAGAGGGCGTATCGGTTCTTCCACAACGGTCtgatcaacaacagcataTTTGTTGCCAAGAACAAGGCGCCATatgaggatgagcttcaaAGCAAAGTCTTCCTTAACCCTGATTATCGGGTTACTGTTGACAAGAAATCCTCTGAGCTTAAGTTCCCCGCAGCTCCCCCCAAAGTTGCTGGTAAAGGAGTTGAAAGCACAAGGCAGGTAGTTGAGTCGCTGGCGAAGGCTCACGCTGTTGAGAACTCCAAAGTGGGGGTGGATGTGGAAAACCTGGAGTCTCTCAATATTGAAAATGAGACGTTCATCGAGCGAAATTTCACTGCTCAAGAGCAGCAATACTGTCGCAAGGCAGCCTCTCCCCAGGCATCATTTGCCGGACGCTGGAGTGCGAAGGAGGCTGTTTTCAAATCCCTTGGAGTTAGCAGCAAAGGTGCCGGTGCTCCCTTAAAGGACATCGAAATCACTAACGATGCAACAGGGGCCCCTGTTGTTAAC cttcatggtgctgCAGCCGAGGCGGCCAGGCAGGCCGGTGTGAAGCAAGTCAGTGTCAGCATCAGCCACAGTGATTCTCAGGCAGTAGCAGTAGCCGTTTCCACGTTCTAA